A genomic region of Methanosarcina thermophila TM-1 contains the following coding sequences:
- a CDS encoding class I adenylate-forming enzyme family protein yields MRIDAYISEYARKTPQNIALEEGTNSISYSCLDTDINAIASHLTDFNHCRFAILAESSMRYIKMLMAVYRSANIAIPLPIEFPRFSLEKLLDTAHINNILTTDTQYSRFGEGFFERFGTVIVLSRDTSVNILRKNIETERNNPELRLVLYTSGTTGTPKGVMLSDRNLVSNAESIIKVLRLTSSDKGALVISPHHAFGNSIINSHLASGGSVCVGNMNFIASVFNLIESDVSIFYGVPSTYRILLKYPDRFKRSFAKVRTAASAGGGMDKAIVKEMKELVPGLEILPMYGQTEATARLAYLPAEDVDEFVDTIGKAIPGVTLDVFDSDCNPAEINTTGELVAAGDNIMLGYLDDEIATEKKIINGWLHTGDLAQKLPNGYIRLLGRKDDLIKIGDHRVNPREIERNIEENTEVSKVFVVPVPHELMGTAISLLVIPSEGTEIENLFSFCRKNLPGYLCPREILFIDHLPLSENGKISNRSIIEEYKHVKANMQKVCS; encoded by the coding sequence ATGCGGATTGATGCGTATATCAGCGAGTACGCCAGAAAAACCCCTCAAAATATTGCTCTTGAAGAGGGCACAAATTCCATTTCCTATAGCTGCCTTGACACTGATATAAATGCTATTGCTTCACATTTGACAGATTTTAATCACTGTCGGTTTGCAATCCTGGCAGAGTCAAGCATGCGGTATATAAAGATGCTTATGGCAGTATACCGATCAGCTAACATTGCCATTCCTCTGCCAATAGAATTTCCCAGGTTCAGTCTTGAGAAGCTTCTTGACACAGCCCATATCAACAATATCCTCACAACCGATACCCAGTACTCAAGATTTGGAGAGGGATTTTTTGAGCGTTTTGGAACTGTAATAGTTCTTTCCAGGGATACTTCCGTAAACATTCTCCGCAAAAATATCGAGACTGAACGGAATAATCCTGAACTTCGGCTTGTTCTTTATACCTCAGGCACAACAGGTACTCCAAAAGGAGTCATGTTAAGTGACAGAAATCTTGTATCAAATGCAGAATCCATAATCAAGGTACTTCGGCTAACCTCCAGTGATAAAGGAGCGCTTGTAATATCCCCTCATCATGCTTTTGGGAATTCCATAATTAACTCCCACCTGGCGTCTGGGGGTTCGGTCTGTGTTGGGAATATGAATTTCATTGCTTCAGTTTTCAACCTTATAGAATCAGATGTCTCAATATTTTATGGAGTACCCAGCACTTACCGTATACTTCTCAAATATCCTGATAGATTCAAACGATCCTTTGCAAAGGTCAGAACTGCTGCATCGGCAGGTGGAGGAATGGATAAAGCTATTGTGAAAGAAATGAAGGAGTTAGTTCCTGGTCTTGAAATCCTTCCTATGTACGGCCAGACTGAAGCGACTGCTAGACTTGCCTACCTGCCCGCAGAAGATGTGGATGAGTTTGTTGACACTATAGGAAAAGCAATTCCTGGTGTTACACTTGATGTTTTTGACTCCGATTGCAATCCCGCAGAGATTAACACAACAGGCGAACTGGTTGCTGCTGGAGATAATATTATGCTGGGTTATCTGGACGACGAGATTGCAACTGAAAAGAAAATTATCAATGGTTGGCTTCATACCGGCGATCTTGCACAGAAACTTCCCAATGGATATATCCGACTTCTCGGGCGCAAAGATGACCTTATAAAAATAGGTGACCATCGTGTTAATCCGCGAGAGATTGAAAGAAATATAGAAGAGAATACCGAGGTCTCCAAGGTTTTTGTCGTACCTGTGCCTCATGAGCTTATGGGAACTGCAATCAGTCTCCTTGTCATACCTTCAGAAGGAACAGAAATCGAAAATCTGTTTTCGTTCTGCCGTAAAAACCTTCCAGGCTACCTGTGCCCAAGAGAAATCCTGTTCATTGATCATCTACCCTTGAGCGAAAACGGGAAAATATCCAATCGATCCATAATAGAGGAGTACAAACATGTCAAAGCTAATATGCAAAAAGTGTGTTCTTGA
- a CDS encoding ATP-binding protein — MRIAVCGKGGSGKSTIAALLAKEMAKTKNVLVLDIDESNYGLHSQLGMAAPRDLMEYFGGKKGFKEKLRAAPKTTQFWGLAANEGTSGQPVQQQSRFFKNRWSFSDLPPEFVEEKDGVKLMAVGKIHDFGEGCACPMGTLTREFLENLDLGKDDVVIVDTEAGTEHFGRGVDKDFDLILVVVDPSYESLKLSKKFDEFGAQCGCKVYFVLNKVEPDIREEMLASVNCVNVVAEIPAKREIFKASLKGEELDFELDEIKKLAAFLEKIELLKH, encoded by the coding sequence ATGAGAATAGCAGTCTGCGGGAAAGGAGGAAGCGGAAAAAGTACTATTGCAGCTCTCCTGGCAAAGGAAATGGCAAAAACTAAAAACGTGCTTGTGCTTGACATTGACGAGTCAAATTATGGATTGCATAGCCAGCTGGGAATGGCAGCTCCACGGGATCTTATGGAATATTTCGGAGGAAAGAAGGGCTTTAAGGAAAAGCTGAGGGCAGCTCCAAAAACCACCCAGTTCTGGGGGCTTGCAGCCAATGAAGGTACTTCTGGACAGCCGGTGCAGCAGCAGTCCCGATTTTTTAAAAACAGGTGGAGTTTCTCTGACCTCCCGCCGGAATTTGTTGAGGAAAAGGATGGAGTAAAGCTGATGGCGGTTGGTAAAATCCATGATTTCGGGGAAGGCTGCGCCTGCCCAATGGGAACACTGACAAGAGAGTTTCTTGAAAACCTGGATCTCGGGAAAGACGATGTTGTTATTGTGGATACTGAGGCTGGCACCGAGCATTTCGGACGCGGGGTTGATAAGGACTTTGACCTCATCCTCGTAGTTGTTGACCCTTCCTACGAATCCTTAAAGCTCTCAAAGAAATTCGATGAATTTGGTGCTCAGTGCGGATGTAAAGTTTATTTTGTGCTTAATAAGGTTGAGCCGGATATAAGGGAGGAAATGCTGGCATCGGTGAACTGCGTGAATGTTGTGGCTGAGATCCCCGCAAAAAGAGAGATCTTTAAAGCATCCCTAAAAGGTGAAGAGCTTGATTTCGAACTGGATGAAATCAAAAAACTTGCAGCGTTCCTAGAGAAAATTGAGTTATTGAAACATTGA
- a CDS encoding ATP-binding cassette domain-containing protein, with protein MDLSQSLILKMIGKVLNIIKDLEKEGMAMGAVTQEMGFAREVGDRVLFMDGCIVVENDTSLEIFFNVWNERIVSSFSKVCDAVFNLIFLF; from the coding sequence ATGGATCTATCGCAATCCTTGATCCTGAAAATGATCGGGAAGGTTTTAAACATCATTAAAGATCTCGAAAAAGAAGGCATGGCAATGGGTGCGGTAACTCAGGAAATGGGTTTTGCCAGAGAAGTAGGAGATCGCGTGCTCTTCATGGATGGCTGCATAGTAGTAGAGAACGATACTTCTCTGGAAATCTTCTTTAATGTCTGGAATGAGAGGATAGTATCGTCTTTTAGTAAGGTTTGTGATGCAGTGTTTAATTTGATTTTTCTATTTTAA
- a CDS encoding prenyltransferase: MIETLKAYFDLIRAHFLPVWPLISCSGLMLAFANYGGFSWELTLKVALMGMLGFGAGFILNDYVDRNRDRLDVENALTRYWRPFKERPIPSGKISSKNALLLFILFITVISALIFTLPYPNSLYVFAIMLYSYGIEAFYQVKKRNQSYPIAQLSGRTDFTLFPAAGYLCYGQPDITMLLYMVFLYPWTMAHLGLNDLIDLKNDRARDMKSITVLYGEKGTVYWITGFTILHLFAGVFFMRELGNIVPYGFLAGFVLLSGSNLYLWKEKSPAAGLKVLPFFHMSLVIYAISIILDFIY, from the coding sequence ATGATAGAAACCCTGAAAGCCTATTTTGATCTTATTCGTGCTCATTTTCTTCCGGTCTGGCCTCTTATTTCCTGCTCTGGATTGATGCTTGCTTTTGCAAACTATGGCGGTTTTTCCTGGGAGTTGACTCTCAAGGTGGCTCTGATGGGTATGCTTGGGTTTGGGGCAGGCTTTATACTTAACGATTATGTTGACAGAAATAGAGACAGACTTGATGTGGAGAACGCGCTCACAAGGTACTGGAGGCCTTTTAAAGAGAGACCTATCCCTTCAGGAAAAATTTCTTCAAAAAATGCCCTCCTGTTGTTTATTCTGTTTATAACGGTCATTTCAGCCTTGATTTTCACACTTCCCTATCCCAACTCTTTATACGTGTTTGCAATTATGCTGTACTCTTACGGCATAGAGGCTTTTTACCAGGTAAAAAAGAGAAATCAGAGTTATCCGATTGCCCAGCTTTCGGGCAGGACGGACTTTACGCTTTTTCCGGCGGCAGGTTATCTCTGCTACGGGCAGCCGGACATAACCATGCTGCTATATATGGTTTTTTTATATCCATGGACAATGGCTCACCTTGGGTTAAACGACCTTATAGACCTGAAAAATGACCGGGCAAGAGATATGAAATCCATAACCGTGCTCTATGGTGAAAAAGGGACGGTATACTGGATTACAGGCTTTACAATCCTGCATCTATTTGCAGGAGTTTTCTTTATGAGGGAACTTGGAAATATTGTCCCTTATGGTTTTCTTGCAGGGTTTGTACTTCTTTCAGGATCAAACCTCTATCTCTGGAAAGAAAAAAGTCCAGCAGCCGGCTTGAAGGTGCTTCCCTTTTTCCATATGTCTCTGGTCATCTATGCGATTTCGATTATCCTTGACTTTATCTACTGA
- a CDS encoding IMPACT family protein: MGYARPVESEHEAKAFIKKIKELHRDANHNVSAYFIKEKSSFALKYDDDGEPAGSSGKPVFKILESKEIWNAVVVVTRYFGGIKLGFGGLSRAYRNTALAAIEEAGIVEVFEQVRLRVRLGYAESQKVRNLIEKYGVIRKEMYTDSVEFIILVNKELEDELVKKLTDETKSKAELERL, from the coding sequence ATAGGTTACGCCAGACCTGTAGAAAGTGAACATGAAGCAAAAGCTTTCATAAAAAAGATAAAGGAATTACACAGGGATGCAAATCATAATGTTTCGGCTTATTTTATAAAAGAAAAAAGCTCCTTTGCACTTAAATATGACGATGACGGAGAGCCCGCAGGTAGCTCAGGAAAACCTGTTTTTAAAATACTGGAGTCAAAGGAGATCTGGAATGCAGTTGTTGTCGTGACCAGATATTTTGGGGGAATAAAACTAGGTTTTGGGGGACTTTCAAGAGCATACAGGAATACAGCACTTGCCGCTATTGAAGAGGCAGGAATTGTCGAGGTATTCGAACAGGTTAGATTAAGAGTACGTCTGGGATATGCGGAAAGCCAGAAAGTAAGAAATCTGATCGAGAAATATGGAGTTATTAGGAAAGAAATGTATACAGACAGCGTGGAATTCATTATTCTTGTAAACAAGGAGCTTGAAGATGAATTAGTTAAAAAGCTGACAGATGAGACAAAAAGTAAAGCTGAACTTGAGAGGCTTTAA
- a CDS encoding indolepyruvate oxidoreductase subunit beta: protein MSQAEQKKFDLLITGVGGQGAILASDIIGKAAVTAGLPIRAAETHGMAQRGGSVVNHIRIGQTYGSMIPKKGADLMLALEPMEAVRYLDFLKDGGIIIVNTQPVVPVTVTSGQAKYPEVSDILDALSEKYIVKAFNADELAFEAGSRLAMNVVMVGAVSGYLPIPKETLIESVKALVPQKTIEVNLRAFEAGRQKVEES from the coding sequence ATGAGCCAGGCTGAGCAAAAAAAGTTTGACCTTCTTATTACGGGAGTAGGAGGGCAGGGCGCAATCCTTGCCTCAGACATTATCGGAAAAGCTGCCGTTACTGCAGGGCTGCCCATCCGGGCTGCGGAAACACACGGTATGGCCCAGCGCGGAGGCTCTGTTGTGAACCATATCCGGATCGGGCAAACTTATGGCTCCATGATCCCGAAAAAAGGTGCAGACCTCATGCTTGCCCTTGAGCCAATGGAAGCCGTAAGGTACCTGGATTTCCTGAAAGACGGTGGAATTATTATTGTAAATACCCAGCCTGTAGTTCCTGTGACCGTTACCTCTGGGCAGGCAAAATACCCTGAGGTTTCGGATATCCTTGATGCCCTGTCTGAAAAATACATAGTAAAAGCCTTCAATGCCGATGAACTTGCGTTTGAAGCCGGGAGCAGGCTTGCAATGAATGTCGTAATGGTAGGGGCAGTCTCAGGCTATCTGCCCATTCCGAAAGAAACCCTGATTGAGAGCGTAAAAGCCCTTGTGCCTCAGAAAACGATTGAGGTGAATCTCAGGGCTTTTGAGGCGGGAAGGCAAAAAGTAGAGGAAAGCTGA
- the mtaA gene encoding methylcobamide:CoM methyltransferase MtaA: protein MTKFTLRERFEKALKGETLDIMPVCSVTQTGTVEPMEMTDAYWPQAHYNADKMAALALAGYEIAGFENVRCPFDITVLAETLGCTVDEGSIDIQPYITDFPCKKKKDVKNISVPDSLLESRRTSVVLDAVEILNEKVGETVPVVAGVVGPAGLASMLAGMENYLRWFVTNPDVVEELMGVLIDACIEYANGLLERGAHAITLIDSEAGPDIISPQMFETSVFSLYKKFCRKVKGFKVLHMCGDATAVLDPLADAGFDGISIEEKVDVSFAKRIIGDRVRLIGNVSPSDTLLIKGTEAVLIEATACLEDGIDILAPGCGLAPHTPLENIKALVRARDNYFSQ from the coding sequence ATGACTAAATTTACCCTAAGAGAGAGATTTGAGAAGGCACTCAAAGGAGAGACATTAGATATCATGCCTGTCTGTTCGGTAACCCAGACCGGCACTGTCGAACCCATGGAAATGACTGATGCATACTGGCCCCAGGCACATTACAATGCCGACAAGATGGCTGCTCTCGCACTGGCAGGATATGAGATTGCGGGATTCGAAAATGTACGCTGTCCTTTCGACATTACCGTGCTTGCCGAGACGCTTGGTTGCACAGTAGATGAAGGAAGTATAGATATACAGCCCTATATAACGGATTTCCCCTGCAAAAAAAAGAAAGATGTAAAGAATATATCAGTTCCGGATTCACTCCTTGAGAGCAGACGAACCTCAGTAGTGCTGGACGCTGTTGAAATTCTAAATGAGAAAGTAGGGGAAACCGTACCTGTTGTTGCCGGAGTTGTGGGTCCTGCAGGACTCGCCTCCATGCTTGCAGGAATGGAAAATTACCTCAGGTGGTTCGTGACAAACCCTGATGTAGTTGAGGAACTTATGGGAGTTCTTATTGATGCATGTATAGAATACGCAAATGGTCTGCTCGAAAGAGGAGCTCATGCCATAACTCTTATAGATTCCGAGGCAGGACCTGATATTATTTCTCCTCAAATGTTTGAAACATCGGTCTTCTCTCTATATAAAAAATTTTGTAGGAAAGTAAAAGGCTTTAAGGTTCTTCATATGTGCGGCGACGCTACTGCAGTGCTTGACCCGCTTGCAGATGCAGGTTTTGATGGAATAAGCATTGAAGAAAAAGTAGACGTCAGTTTCGCAAAGAGAATTATAGGTGACAGAGTACGCCTTATCGGAAATGTTTCTCCTTCTGATACTCTCCTGATAAAAGGGACTGAAGCAGTCCTTATTGAAGCTACTGCCTGCCTTGAGGACGGAATTGATATTCTTGCCCCGGGCTGCGGGCTTGCTCCCCATACTCCACTTGAGAACATAAAAGCACTTGTCAGAGCGAGAGATAATTACTTCTCACAGTGA
- a CDS encoding histidine kinase N-terminal 7TM domain-containing protein, with amino-acid sequence MGALIFSGLISALLAIKAYKSFNYRRVYFSKYFVLIMLSMSLWSLNYAFEVGLMDIKLKYLFARLEYIGIAFAPVAWFMFAAEYSGVGKEFMRKYENVFLMLPFLAIFSMLTNGFHRMHFKTYYLDISGGFPLLVLVYGPFFWIFYIYSLILILFGVLFFIRQYVHLTTPYKAQAAIALTAAFIPILGNILHIADIGPFAFFDPTPFAFTVTGLILFWGIMQHEFLSIIPIARGNVIESMRDGYIVVDLRDSIVDINKAALELAGKTEKEVIGKNLNDLFGDEVKIPQSEMGSGTFSREISLKSGLETKYFTFSISPLMTKDHEEGKLIMIHDITETYKYQEALRQANKKINLMSNITRHDILNQVNVLSGYTELISETLPEDVRSDPRIARYLQNLNKGIETIQSQIVFTKDYQELGIVSPTWQSISDTAKEAAFPFSGQNIKFFIEESGLDVYADPLFKKAFYNLFDNARAHGVHVTEISVSSRRVDDSLVIEVKDNGIGIPAEMKELIFEKSVGKNTGLGLFLVRGILSITGLEIRETGIEGKGATFEITAPPGNWRVNTSRQNLQL; translated from the coding sequence ATGGGAGCATTAATTTTTTCGGGGCTTATATCGGCCTTGCTTGCAATCAAAGCATACAAGTCCTTTAACTACCGCAGGGTGTATTTTTCCAAGTATTTCGTACTTATTATGTTAAGTATGTCCCTCTGGTCCTTGAATTATGCTTTTGAAGTTGGACTTATGGATATTAAGCTCAAATATCTCTTTGCCCGTTTAGAATATATTGGGATTGCTTTTGCTCCTGTAGCGTGGTTTATGTTTGCGGCTGAATATTCAGGGGTTGGCAAAGAATTCATGAGAAAGTATGAAAATGTTTTTCTCATGCTTCCTTTTCTCGCAATTTTCTCGATGCTTACAAATGGCTTTCATAGAATGCATTTTAAAACATATTACCTGGATATCTCAGGAGGCTTCCCACTTTTAGTACTCGTATATGGGCCTTTCTTCTGGATATTCTACATCTATTCTCTCATTTTAATCCTATTTGGAGTCTTATTCTTCATCAGGCAATATGTCCATTTAACTACACCCTATAAGGCTCAGGCAGCAATTGCTCTCACGGCAGCCTTCATTCCAATTCTAGGGAACATTCTCCATATTGCAGATATAGGTCCTTTTGCATTCTTTGATCCTACTCCGTTTGCATTTACAGTCACGGGTTTGATTCTTTTTTGGGGCATTATGCAGCATGAGTTCCTCAGTATTATCCCGATTGCGAGAGGGAACGTAATTGAGTCTATGCGCGATGGATATATCGTGGTAGACCTTAGGGATTCCATAGTAGATATCAATAAGGCTGCTCTTGAACTGGCAGGAAAAACAGAAAAAGAGGTTATCGGAAAAAACTTAAATGATCTTTTTGGGGATGAAGTGAAGATACCTCAGAGTGAAATGGGTTCGGGCACTTTCAGCAGAGAAATCTCCCTGAAGAGCGGACTTGAGACAAAGTACTTTACTTTTAGTATCAGCCCTCTTATGACAAAAGACCATGAAGAGGGTAAGCTCATAATGATCCACGATATTACAGAAACTTACAAGTATCAGGAAGCTCTGAGACAGGCTAATAAAAAAATAAATCTCATGAGCAATATTACCAGACACGATATTCTCAATCAGGTGAATGTACTTTCCGGTTACACTGAACTGATTTCAGAAACTCTTCCTGAGGATGTCAGGAGCGATCCTCGAATTGCGAGGTATCTTCAAAATCTCAATAAAGGTATAGAGACAATTCAAAGCCAGATTGTTTTCACCAAAGACTACCAAGAACTTGGAATAGTCTCCCCTACCTGGCAATCCATTAGTGATACTGCAAAAGAAGCAGCCTTTCCTTTCTCCGGTCAGAACATTAAGTTTTTCATTGAGGAGAGCGGACTGGATGTATATGCCGATCCTCTATTTAAAAAAGCCTTTTACAACCTTTTTGATAACGCAAGGGCACATGGAGTGCATGTAACCGAAATTAGTGTTAGTTCTCGCAGGGTTGATGATAGTCTTGTAATAGAAGTAAAGGATAATGGCATAGGAATTCCTGCTGAAATGAAAGAACTGATTTTTGAAAAATCCGTTGGAAAAAACACAGGGCTAGGACTTTTCCTTGTAAGAGGTATTCTTTCCATTACAGGACTGGAAATAAGAGAAACCGGAATCGAGGGCAAAGGTGCCACATTTGAGATTACAGCACCTCCAGGGAACTGGCGCGTTAATACTTCTCGGCAAAACTTACAACTTTAA
- a CDS encoding acyl carrier protein has protein sequence MEQIKNDIVDYLKANSFMDNNTVLNDTDSLTQNGIIDSIGLLELMDYICEKYSIDIPEDMLTPENFDTLEGIANMIIKLSK, from the coding sequence ATGGAACAAATTAAGAATGATATTGTCGATTATCTGAAGGCTAATTCTTTTATGGACAATAACACCGTCCTGAATGATACTGATTCTCTCACTCAAAATGGCATAATAGATTCAATTGGTTTGCTTGAACTTATGGATTATATCTGTGAGAAATATTCTATTGATATTCCTGAGGACATGCTCACCCCGGAAAATTTTGATACTCTGGAAGGAATTGCGAATATGATAATTAAGCTGTCGAAGTGA
- a CDS encoding DMT family transporter yields MFLEGKKPHFAVIAGCIFYGMNGLFIDRIHGMSIAPIIFYRLFFGLLFLFIYIAARGKTSDLKLKKRKGSLLLQGVLVVACMLLYFTCLKITCVSIAILLQYTAPFYVMLASPLILNEKIRKESISVLFIAITGVFLIVKPEVFRA; encoded by the coding sequence ATGTTTCTGGAGGGCAAAAAGCCGCATTTCGCAGTAATTGCAGGCTGTATATTCTACGGCATGAATGGGCTCTTCATTGACCGCATCCACGGTATGTCAATTGCTCCCATAATATTTTACAGATTATTTTTTGGTCTGCTGTTTCTTTTTATATATATAGCTGCCAGAGGAAAAACCTCGGACCTGAAATTAAAGAAAAGAAAGGGGAGCCTTCTTCTTCAAGGAGTGCTTGTAGTCGCATGCATGTTGCTCTATTTTACCTGCCTGAAAATTACCTGCGTCTCTATTGCTATCCTGCTCCAGTACACGGCTCCCTTCTACGTAATGCTTGCCTCTCCTCTTATCCTGAATGAGAAAATTAGGAAGGAAAGTATATCTGTCCTCTTTATCGCAATTACGGGAGTATTCCTTATAGTAAAGCCGGAAGTCTTTCGGGCATAG
- the iorA gene encoding indolepyruvate ferredoxin oxidoreductase subunit alpha, producing the protein MTMREYMLGNVAIARGLLEGGVQVIAGYPGTPSSEIIDTLACREDRDYHIEWSVNEKVAMEVAVGAAWAGVRSAVTMKHVGLNVAADPLMTLAYAGTKGGLIAIVADDPSCHSSQNEQDTRRYAQFALLPCFDPSTPQEAKDMLPYAFEFSEKFEVPVIFRPTTRISHGKSDIELGEIPAKKAVPHFEKLLDRWVMLPKNARHRHTHLLSIQQPIEDTLAESPWNSLELKPEAKLGVIGAGIAAMYAKEALVELGIEASFLKIGTYPVPRRLILELLKTVDAVLVFEELEPVVEEQVKLIAQEAGIEVSVLGKANGFVSREGELDVGAFLEALKKTFDLEIELEPSGTAIELAPRPPALCAGCSHRATFYSMRKVFGKDAIYPSDIGCYTLGIQSGTVDTTLCMGSSISIASGLYHAGEKRPICCSIGDSTFFHTGMNSLLNAIVNKANITVTILDNRITAMTGHQPNPGVGFTVTGEPAVQVSLAELCKAMGAEFVSVVNPYKLEETQEALKAAKEFEGTAVVIARQPCVISGKRAGIRRVPYIVEPEKCEGCKQCVKFGCPAIEFDEENKCAVITALCSGCGVCAQICKFEAIQEMKK; encoded by the coding sequence ATGACTATGCGTGAGTACATGCTTGGAAATGTGGCAATCGCCCGCGGGCTCCTTGAAGGTGGCGTGCAGGTTATTGCAGGCTATCCCGGAACCCCCTCTTCAGAGATTATTGATACGCTTGCATGCCGGGAAGATCGGGATTATCATATAGAATGGTCGGTTAATGAAAAGGTTGCAATGGAAGTCGCAGTCGGAGCTGCCTGGGCAGGCGTCCGTTCTGCAGTGACAATGAAACATGTAGGTTTAAATGTTGCAGCCGACCCTCTTATGACCCTTGCTTATGCAGGCACGAAAGGCGGGCTGATCGCAATTGTTGCCGATGATCCTTCCTGCCACTCCTCCCAGAACGAGCAGGATACCAGGCGCTATGCCCAGTTTGCCCTTTTGCCCTGTTTTGACCCTTCAACCCCCCAGGAAGCCAAAGATATGCTTCCCTATGCTTTCGAATTCTCTGAAAAATTTGAAGTCCCTGTAATCTTCCGGCCCACTACCCGGATCTCACATGGGAAATCTGATATCGAGTTGGGAGAGATCCCTGCAAAAAAGGCGGTTCCACACTTTGAAAAATTGCTTGACCGCTGGGTAATGCTTCCCAAGAATGCCCGCCACCGCCATACACATCTCCTCTCGATCCAGCAGCCTATTGAGGACACCCTTGCCGAATCTCCCTGGAATTCCCTTGAGCTCAAACCTGAAGCAAAATTAGGGGTAATAGGTGCAGGCATTGCGGCAATGTATGCAAAAGAGGCGCTTGTAGAGCTTGGAATTGAGGCTTCCTTCCTTAAAATTGGAACTTATCCAGTTCCAAGACGGCTGATTCTTGAGCTGCTTAAAACCGTAGATGCAGTGCTTGTATTCGAGGAGCTTGAGCCGGTTGTGGAAGAACAGGTAAAGCTGATCGCACAGGAAGCTGGGATTGAGGTCTCAGTGCTCGGGAAAGCTAATGGTTTTGTGTCCAGGGAAGGGGAACTGGATGTAGGTGCATTCCTTGAGGCTCTTAAGAAAACTTTTGACCTTGAGATAGAACTCGAACCGTCTGGCACGGCGATTGAGCTTGCACCCCGCCCACCTGCCCTCTGTGCAGGTTGCTCTCACAGGGCGACTTTTTACTCCATGAGAAAGGTCTTTGGAAAAGATGCGATTTATCCCAGCGACATCGGCTGTTATACCCTCGGAATCCAGAGCGGTACTGTTGATACTACACTTTGCATGGGCTCGAGCATCAGCATTGCCTCAGGGCTTTACCACGCAGGGGAAAAGCGCCCGATTTGCTGTTCCATAGGGGACTCAACCTTTTTCCACACAGGTATGAACTCGCTCCTTAATGCAATTGTCAATAAAGCGAATATTACAGTTACAATCCTTGACAACCGCATTACAGCCATGACCGGGCATCAGCCAAATCCTGGTGTCGGGTTTACGGTAACAGGGGAGCCAGCCGTTCAAGTATCGCTTGCCGAGCTCTGTAAAGCAATGGGTGCCGAATTCGTGTCGGTTGTCAATCCTTACAAGCTTGAGGAAACTCAGGAAGCACTTAAAGCCGCAAAGGAGTTTGAAGGTACAGCTGTGGTTATTGCCAGGCAGCCCTGTGTGATTTCAGGGAAAAGGGCAGGCATACGGAGGGTCCCGTATATTGTTGAACCTGAAAAATGCGAAGGCTGTAAGCAGTGTGTAAAGTTCGGCTGTCCTGCAATTGAGTTTGATGAGGAAAACAAATGTGCTGTGATTACGGCACTCTGCAGCGGGTGCGGGGTCTGTGCCCAGATCTGCAAGTTTGAAGCTATTCAGGAGATGAAGAAATGA